A segment of the uncultured Desulfobulbus sp. genome:
TACGAGTTCAAGGTAATATGCTTATTTTTGGCATATTCTCAATGACTTCTCCAACCCGACATAGACCCGACATCCCCCTCTCATTCAGGGGAATACCGCCCGATGTCCACTGACAGCAGCGCAAGAAAACGTTTAGGGTGAAGACACAGCAAAGAAAACCTTCCTCCTGCATACCTGCAGACGAGGGAAGCGAATCCAGCCATCCTTAAGCAAAAATAAATCAGGATGGAGAAAACCAGGAAGAGAGATGATAACGCATCACTTCCAAGGAGGTACCATGAAACGCATTGCTTTGTTTTCCGCCCTTGTCATTCTGAGTGTCTTTTCCGTTGTCACTCAGCCCAACAAAGCACAGGCAGAAAGTCGCGTCTACCTGGGGGTAGGACTCGGTCCCTTTATAGCCGCCTTTGATAACGGTCCACGTTATGTCTACCCGGTTCCGGTTGTTGAAAACCACCACTACGCCAGGCACCGACCGCATCGAGTCTATCACAAGGTGAGACACCATCGTTATGCCCCGCCACCAGAACGTTGGTATCGGTATCATGACAAACATCAACCGGACCATCGCTGGCATGATGACAGACGTGAGCATCATCGTCGTTAAAAGCAAGCTCGATACATTTTAGCAATTGTCAGACAGGGAGACAGGCTCTCTGTCTGGCAGACAGCGCCTGACCTCTGTCTCTTTCCTTGCAGAAGGCGTTGCTTGCCACCTGCAATCACGGATTCTCCATCCGTGATTGCTCTTTTTTGTAAAAAATCAACTTTCTCTTACAAAGTAGCAATCCAACACCTCTCCCATTTCTCCCAAAAACACTTTTCCTTTCATCCCCCCCACAAGCCGTGCTATATATTGAGTATTTGTAGGCAATCTTGAATAATTGCTTTTTCTGCAAATCTCGGCGTCATGCTAAAAACTTTGTAATTACCACTGAACCTCAGTTGTCGGTCATATATAGCGAGATCCCTCACATGCGTTCGGGATGACATCAAGAAATCTGCAATAACGAGGTTGCATTGAACCTCTCGGGTGTTATCTCGACCAGAGGGAAAGATCTCGTCTTTTCTAGCTGAGCATTAATGGTAATCAAAAAAACAACCGAATCCCGCCAACACAGACAAAGGAGTTGGAATGATTAGATTCGAGGGAGTACATAAATGGTTCAAAAACCTGCATGTACTCAACGATATTCACCTGCATATTCCCAAGGGCGAGGTTCTGGTGGTCTGTGGGCCATCGGGATCCGGAAAATCAACGCTCATCCGGACCATCAATCAGCTTGAGCCCATTGACGAGGGACGACTGATCGTTGATGAAATGGATCTTTCTGATCCCAAGACTGATATCAACAGTTTGCGGGCAGAGATAGGGTTTGTCTTTCAACAGTTCAACCTGTACCCGCACCTCTCGGTCCTGAAAAATATCACCTTGGCACCGATAAAAATTCGTAAAGTCCCCCCCAAGGTTGCTGAAGAAGAGGCGGTGGCTCTGCTTGATCGAGTGGGACTGGCTGATAAACGCAATGCCTACCCAAGTCAGCTCTCGGGTGGCCAGCAACAACGGGTGGCGATTGCCCGCTCGCTTGCCATGAAGCCCAAAATCATGCTATTTGACGAGCCCACCTCCGCCCTTGATCCAGAGATGATCGGTGAAGTTTTACTGGTTATGAAAGATCTCGCAACCACCGGCATCACCATGGCCGTCGTTACCCACGAGATGGGCTTTGCCCGAGAAGTCGCCCATCGGGTCGCCTTTATTGATGGCGGCACCATTCTTGAGTTGGCACCACCCGAGGATTTTTTCCTGCGCCCCCAACACGATCGGGCGAAAAAATTTCTGAACCAGTTGCTCACGCCGATGCACAACGGTTGAGTTCTGTTCCCACAAGTCCCATCATCCACAAGAGGAGGATCAATCATGAACAAATTGGGTAGTTTGCTCGCTGCACTGGCACTCGTTGCCATGACCACGGCATCGGCCATGGCCGAAAAACCCGCTGATCCCCTGGCTGCGATCAAGGCAAAAGGTGTTCTCGTTGCCGGTGTCAAGGATTCCACGCCCCCCTTTGGGTACATAGATGCAGAGAGTCGAAAAATTATTGGCTATGACATCGATTTTATTAATGCCTTGGCAAAACGACTGGGCGTATCTGTCGAACTCAAGCCCGTTACCTCAGCCAGCCGTATGCCCCAGCTGCAGGAAGGCCACATCGACATCATCGCGGCGACCATGACTAAAAATGCTGAACGCGCCAAAGTAATCGACTTCAGCCATGCCTACTTCATCACCGGCCAAAAGTTCATCACCAAAAAGGGAACTGTCACCTCGTTAAAAGATCTCAACGGCAAACGCATTGGTACGGCCAAAGGTTCAACCTCCGAGCAAAACGTGACCAGAGCCCTTGCCACAGCAAAGGTTCTCTCCTTTGACGATTATCCCCAGGCTTTCATGGCTCTCCAGCAGGGCAAAGTTACCGCCGTCACCACCGATGAGGCCATCCTGGCCGGAATTCTTGCCAAAGCTCCCAACCGGGATCGTTTTGAGATTCCCAACGTGCAGATCTCTGTTGAGCCCTACGGTCTTGGAATGCGTCAAGGCGACAGCAACTTTGTCGATTTTGTCAACAAGACCCTGCTTGAGATGGAAGCAAACGGTGAAGCTGCAGCCATCTTTGAAAAATGGTTTGGCGAAGAAACCCCATACAAACTTAAGCGAACCTTCACCATTACCGCAGAACATTAATGAATTGAAACACATAAGCCATTACGGCGCACTGGAAATGCAAAGCATCTGCCTGTGGAGCGCTCCTTGAGAGCTCACAGGCAGATGCCAGCTTAGCCAGGGTCCCCTGTGATGGCTTATTTGCAACAGGCTGTTGCCACTCTCCACGGAGGAATTTGTGCTCTCCTACCACTTTGACTGGTCCATCATAACCAGTGGCACCTACCACGACTGGCTGGTTTCAGGGGTCATCGTCACCCTCAAACTCTCTGCTCTCTCCATAGCCCTGAGCTTTATCATCGGGCTACTGGTTGCGGTCATGCGGATGAGTACCAATCGACTTGTGCGCTGGAGTGCACACATCTACCTGGAATTTTTCAGGAATACTCCGCTTTTGGTCCAGATTTTTTTCTGGTACTTTGGCTCGTACCGGGTTTTGCCCATGTTTGTTAACGACTGGCTCAATGAGGTGGGTTTTGAGTTTGCGGCAGCGGTTATTGCCCTCTCCATCTACACCTCGGCTTTTATCGCCGAAGATATCCGCTCCGGCGTGCTGTCTATTCCCAAAGAACAGATGGAAGCCGCCCGCAGCGCTGGATTTTCCTATCTCCAGTCCATGCGTCATATTATTTTGCCCCAGGCGGTGCGTATTACCATTCCACCTCTGATTAACCAATTTCTCAACCTGGCAAAGAACTCTTCCCTGGCCATGACCATTGGGGTTATGGAGCTGACCTACCAGGCTCGCCAGGTAGAGAGCTATACCTTTAAGGGGTTTGAAGCCTTTACCGCGGCGACAGTGGTCTATGTGGTGATATCTCTGGCAATTACCTTTGCTGTCAATATGTACAATGACAGGGTACTCAACATTCACCGGGCCAAGTGATATGGATCAGATCTTTAATTTTTCCGTCATTGCCGACAACTTTACCTACTTCATGGTTGGCCGTTTCCCCCACGGTCCCTTGGGTGGCCTGGGCCTGACCATTTATCTGGCGGTTGTCGCCTGTGTTCTCTCCTTTTTCGGAGGCCTTGTTCTGGGCTTATTGAGCCTCTCCCGCTCTGCGCTCATTCGTTACCCGGCCTTGGCCTTTATCAACCTGCTGCGCAGCATGCCGCTGTTGATGGTCATCTTCTGGATGTACTTTCTCATGCCCGCGCTCTTTGGCAAAGTGGCTGAAACCCAGACCGTGATCATGGCCCTGACTCTTTTTACCTCTGCCTACATGTCACGCATCGTGGTTGCCGGCGTTGAAGGTATTCCCAGGGGACAGATGGAGGCAGCCCTGTCCACCGGCCTGTCCCATAGTCAGGCAATGCTCTACATCATTTTGCCCCAGGGATTGCGCAACATGATCCCTTCATTCGTCAACCAGTTCGTCTCCCTCATTAAAGACACCTCCCTGGCCTTTATTGTCGGAGTCTCCGAGCTGACCCATGTCGCCACGCAAATCAACAACCGTGAGCTGGCCTACCCTTTTGAAATTTTTATTTTTATTGCGCTCGTTTATTTTCTGCTCTGTTTCGCCTTTACCACCCTCTCCCGTTGGTTGGAGCAACGACTCTCCTGGCGCAAAAACTGAGGGTAAAGATCACAGAGAACTGCCACCGGAATCCGTGAGCATTCATTTTTGGGATTGCCAGTTCGTTGACCTGGTGGTAGGCTTGCGTCCTCAGCTCACAGAGCTGTTTAACTTAACTTACACTACATAAAGACAGTTCTATAAACGGAACACGGTGTAAATCCGTGACGGTCCCGCCGCTGTAACCGGTTGTATAGATCGCATTCTTCATCCTGATGGATGGAAAAAGCCACTGACCCCAAAAAGTCGGGAAGGCGCGATGTAAGCAGTCACCGGAAGTCAGAAGACGTATAGACAGATTCTTCTTGGGAACGCGATGGCAAAGGGTTTCAAAAGGTATTTTCCCCTTTTGAAACCCTTTTTCTTT
Coding sequences within it:
- a CDS encoding amino acid ABC transporter ATP-binding protein; protein product: MIRFEGVHKWFKNLHVLNDIHLHIPKGEVLVVCGPSGSGKSTLIRTINQLEPIDEGRLIVDEMDLSDPKTDINSLRAEIGFVFQQFNLYPHLSVLKNITLAPIKIRKVPPKVAEEEAVALLDRVGLADKRNAYPSQLSGGQQQRVAIARSLAMKPKIMLFDEPTSALDPEMIGEVLLVMKDLATTGITMAVVTHEMGFAREVAHRVAFIDGGTILELAPPEDFFLRPQHDRAKKFLNQLLTPMHNG
- a CDS encoding ABC transporter substrate-binding protein — translated: MNKLGSLLAALALVAMTTASAMAEKPADPLAAIKAKGVLVAGVKDSTPPFGYIDAESRKIIGYDIDFINALAKRLGVSVELKPVTSASRMPQLQEGHIDIIAATMTKNAERAKVIDFSHAYFITGQKFITKKGTVTSLKDLNGKRIGTAKGSTSEQNVTRALATAKVLSFDDYPQAFMALQQGKVTAVTTDEAILAGILAKAPNRDRFEIPNVQISVEPYGLGMRQGDSNFVDFVNKTLLEMEANGEAAAIFEKWFGEETPYKLKRTFTITAEH
- a CDS encoding amino acid ABC transporter permease, whose protein sequence is MLSYHFDWSIITSGTYHDWLVSGVIVTLKLSALSIALSFIIGLLVAVMRMSTNRLVRWSAHIYLEFFRNTPLLVQIFFWYFGSYRVLPMFVNDWLNEVGFEFAAAVIALSIYTSAFIAEDIRSGVLSIPKEQMEAARSAGFSYLQSMRHIILPQAVRITIPPLINQFLNLAKNSSLAMTIGVMELTYQARQVESYTFKGFEAFTAATVVYVVISLAITFAVNMYNDRVLNIHRAK
- a CDS encoding amino acid ABC transporter permease, translated to MDQIFNFSVIADNFTYFMVGRFPHGPLGGLGLTIYLAVVACVLSFFGGLVLGLLSLSRSALIRYPALAFINLLRSMPLLMVIFWMYFLMPALFGKVAETQTVIMALTLFTSAYMSRIVVAGVEGIPRGQMEAALSTGLSHSQAMLYIILPQGLRNMIPSFVNQFVSLIKDTSLAFIVGVSELTHVATQINNRELAYPFEIFIFIALVYFLLCFAFTTLSRWLEQRLSWRKN